The genomic stretch TCCCAGTTTATTTCTTCTAATCATTTCTTGATCGGTAAAATTATTTTGCCCTACATAGCCCTTAAGTGGAAGAATCTTTTCATGAATAGCATCCATAATCCAATCAACTTGAGGGAAGAAGCTTCTTTCTAATTCATAAGCTGGTGTAATCCAGTTCTTAGCACCAACTACCACAGGAGGTGCATCTAAATAGTCAAAGGTAAGTTCGTTGATGGTTTGAGCCATTTCTTTTAGAATAGAACCTCTATCACATGCATCACTTACCAATACTACTCTACCTGTTTTCTTAACTGATTCCACCACTTTTTCATAATTAAATGGAACAATACTTCTAGCATCAATAATTTCTACTGATAAACCAAATTCTTTTTCTAATTTTTCTGCCGCTTCAATGGCAGTATATAAAGTAGCACCAATTGTAAGAATTGTAATATCTTTGCCTGTTCTCTTAATATCTGGTTCACCTAATGGTATTTCATAATAACCTGTTGGAACTCCATCTTCGTTAAAAATCTCACCAATATCATATAGTCTTTGGCTTTCAAGGAAAATCACTGGGTCTGTTCCAGCTAAAGCCGCATTCATCAAACCTTTTGCATCATAAGGGGTTACTGGAAATACAACCTTCAAGCCTGGGATATGACTAACCAATGCTGACCAATCTTGTGAATGCTGCGCACCGTACTTTGATCCAACGGATACTCTTACAACAACGGGCATCTTAACTAGACCAGCACTCATTGCTTGCCATTTTGCAATCTGATTAAAGATTTCATCCCCTGCTCTACCAAGGAAATCACAGTACATCAATTCAATAAGAACACGTCCCCCACACATACCATACCCTGCGGCTGAACCTGCAATCGCACCTTCTGAAATAGAAGAGTTGAATAAACGATGGTAAGGCAATGCTTCTGTAAGCCCTCTATAAACTGCGAAAGCGCCTCCCCAATCACGATTTTCTTCACCATAGGCTATAAAGGTAGGATCTTCATAGAATTTATGAATCACTGCTTCGAAAATAGCATCTCTATAGGCAAATATCTTATTTTTTGGAACTGGCTTTCCATTTTGAAAAGCAGTTCTAATTTTTTTACTATTACGGATAATTTGTTCATTTTCTTCTATTGGCGTCAAAACATCACAAGCTCTATCTTCCATTTTTGGCATGTTCGTGTTTGAGAACATATATTTTGAGATAGAATCAGGTTCTTTCTTCATATCCATGATTGGAGATACCTTATCATCAATAGCAAGCTTAAAAGCACTCGTAACCAGTTCTTTTACATTTGCAAGGATTTCATCAAATTGAACGTCCTTACATATATTTGCTTTGACCAGGTTCAATCTGTATTCAATTAAGGAATCGTTTCTCATCCACTCTTCAACTTCTTCTTTTGAACGATAACTTGATGCATCTGATGGGGAATGCCCAGTGAATCGATATGTCACGATATCAAGTAATACTGGACCGTTCTTTTCTTCAAGTATTTGTTTCTTTCTTTTAATCGCATCAATGACTGCCAATGGATTGTACCCATCGATTCTTTCAGAATGCATTTGTTCAGGATTAACGCCTGCTCCAAGACGAGCCAAGAATTCATAACCCATCGTTTCACCATTCGTTTGACCACCCATACCATACTGGTTGTTAAAGATGTTAACAATGAGCTTAAGTCCACCCTGCATTTCACCTTCCCATAATTTCTTATATTGATCCATAGTAGCAAGGCAAATACCTTCCCAAACTGGACCACAGCCTATCGACGCATCACCGATATTGGCAATAACAATTCCTTTTTTCCTATTCACTTTCTTAAATAAAGCCGCTCCAACTGATATATCAACTGAACCACCCACGATAGCATTATTCGGATAAATACCAAATGGCAAGAAAAAGGCATGCATAGAACCACCAAGGCCTTTTTGAAAGCCTGTTCTTCTTGCGAAAATTTCTGCAAGTGTTCCATAAATAAGAAAATCTATAGCCATTTCCTTTACGGTATCATACTTTTTATTTTGCGTGATAATTTTTACAATTTCACCTTCAAAGAAGTTTTCCATAACTTCTAATAACTCTTGGTCCTCAAGTTTTTGAATCGCAGATAACCCTTTTGCTAAGATCTCACCATGACTTCTGTGAGAACCAAAAATGAAATCATCTCTGTCTAATAAATATGCTTGACCTACACTTGATGCTTCTTGTCCAATGGATAAATGAGCAGGTCCAGGATGATTATACGCAATTTCATTGTATTCCCCCGTTGTCTTAACCAAATTTAGCATGTTTTCAAATTCACGAATAATAGCCATATCTCTAAAAATTCTTACAAAATCGTCATTTGAAAAATTCTCTTTTTCTTGATCAATTGTTTTGTCATATTGATTCACTGGAATATCCTTAAATTGAATAAATGATTTAGCCCTTATAACCGCAGGGTCAACGTATTGTGATTTTGGCATGATTCTTTATTATCCTTTCAAAATTAAATTTAATATAGTTTCAAATTGGGTTATATAAGTTGTTCTTTCTTATAGAAAATATAGCGTCTGCATGCTTTCACTATCCACTAAATTTCAAATAGTGCTTCTCTTATAACTTCGCATACCGTTGGATGAGGAAAAACCAGTTCCTTAATGTCCTCAACTCTAAGTTCTGTTTCAACCATTAAGCCTGCTCCGTAAATCATTTCAGAAACATAGCTGCCAATCATATGTACACCTACAATACGATTGTATTTTTGATCAACAATGACCTTAATCAACCCATCGCCTTTTTCATTCTCAGCAACATACCTACCACTATAAATCATTGGAAGCTTAATTGTTTTCACCTCAATGCCTTTTTCCTTAGCAGTTTCTTCAGTTTCTCCAACGGAAGCCACTTCTGGATAGGTGTATATCACTGCTGGAATAGCTGTATATCGCATTCTATCTTTTTTACCTAAAATATGATTGATACAAACTTCTGCTTCTCTATAGGCTGTATGTGCTAACATCGACTTTCCATTCACATCTCCCACTGCATAGACACCAGATATATTTGTTCTTCCTACTTCATCCGTTGGTATTGCACTTCTAATGGTTTCAACTCCAATTTTTTCAAGTCCAATTCCATCCGTGAAAGCTCTTCTACCAATACTTAATAACACTTTATCTGCAACCAATTGATTTACTTTTCCTTGTTTTTCATAAGAGACTGTTGCATGATCTATAGCCGTTACTTTAGCTTCTAATTCAAATAGAATGCCTTTTTTCTCTAAAGATTTTTTCAGTACCCCAGAAATTTCTTGATCTGTTGGTCCTGCTATATGATCAAGCATTTCAATGACTGTTACCTTACTACCTGCACAACTATAGTAATAAGCCATTTCTAGACCAATAACACCACCACCAACGATGGCTAATTTTTCAGGAACTTCTGTTAAATCGAGAATTTCTCTATTTGTTAGTGTATACCCATTTTCTATCGATTGTTTTAAGCCAGGAATGCCTGGAACAACAGGAATGGATCCAGTTGCAATCAGTAGTTGTTTCCCAACATATTTTTGTGAAGCGGCCTCTATAACAATTCCTTCGCTATTTCGCTCTAAAATGGTTGCTTCTGCCTGAATGACTGTCACTTTATTCTTTTTCATCTTTGCTTTTATACCACTAACGAGATTTTCTACAACTTTTGCTTTTCTTTCAATTACTTTTTTGTGGTCAAGTCGAACTCCCTCTATAAAAACTCCGTAATCACTCCCATGCATAGCATAGTCATATATTTTGGCAGAATTAAGCAATGCTTTAGATGGAATACATCCTTCATTTAAACAAACACCACCAAGATTTCTTTTTTCAATTAGTAAGGTTTTCAAACCTGCATGACCTGCTCTTTCAGCAGCTATATACCCTGCTGGTCCACCGCCAATAACAATTAAATCAAACATTGAATTTTCACCTCTCTTATTTCATTAATAACATCGTAAAACTCTCAAGTGCATTTGTTAGGGCTTTTAAGAATCTTGCAGCTGGTGCTCCATCGATTGCTCTATGATCAAAAGTTAAGGATAAGCCCATGGCTGGATAAGTTGATATCACACCATTTTCTTCTCTAACTCTCGTAATGATTGTATTAACACCTAAGATACCTGTTTGTGGCGGATTAATGACTGGTGTGAAAGACTCAACACCTAATGTACCAAGATTAGTGATTGTAAAGCTTGCTCCGGTCAAATAATCAGGACTAATAGACCCTTGCTTACTCTTTTCTGCCAAATCTTTCACTTCTACAGACATTTGAACAAGTGATTTTTGATCTGCATTGAATAATGTAGGCACTAATAATCCTCTATCTGTATCCACTGCGATACCAAGATGTACATTTTCAAAATATTTCATTGTATCATCAACAAAATGTGCATTTAACAGCTCATAGTCTTTTAATACTCTTGATACAGCAAATAAAATCATGTCATTGAGTGTTATATTATACTCAAATTTATCTTTCTTAAGTTTCTTTCTAATTTCCATAAGCTCAGTTGCATCAAAAGATGTATTTAGTGTCAACTGTGCTGTTGTCGCTAAGGATGCATGCATTGCTTTCGCGATGAATTTGCGTACATTAGAGATTTTTTCTTCTCTATACCCAGTGGTCTTTGGTACTGGTGCATTGGACCTAGAGGTATTGATTGTTTCATTGATTACTTGACTTCCAAGGTCTCCAACTGTTGTTCTTCCACCTATACCACTTCCCGTAGCAGGTAGTACTTGTCCACTCGCTAATGCTGCAGAAGTAGCAAATACACCTTGTTCCTTCAACTTGAGAATATCTCTTTCAATCACTCTATCATTTGGCCCAGTAGCTTGCGCTCTTTGGTAATCGATGCTAAGCTTACTCGCTAGATTCTTAGCTCTAGGTGAAATTTTATTTGTATAAGAAGTCTTTATTTCCTCTTGATCTAGGAAAACTTCTTTGGTTTCACTCGCTACAACTTCAGGGTGTACAATCTCTTCTTTCGTATCTTCTATATTTGTTGATACAAATGCTGAAATATCTTCTCCTTGGTTTCCAATCAAACAAACATTTTTTAAACAAGGTACATCATCGTCTTCTTGAAACAAAAGTACTAAAACAGTGCCCCCTACAGATGACTCTTCTTCAAAAGAAGCCTTATCTGTTTCATAAGTGAATAGAACATCTCCTTCTTTCACTTGATCACCTACTGCTTTGTGCCACTTTGTTATAATACAGCTTTCAACGGATTGACCTTGTCTTGGCATAATAATTGCTGTTGCCATAGTATCCTCCTTTAAATAATTGATAATTTTCTATTTCAAACAATTTCATCAGTTAAATTTGAAATCGTCTTACTTATATTGGTACTTTTCATCGCATCATCCGCATGATATGAACTTCTTACTAATGGACCTGAGGCTACGTGTAAAAACCCCATTTTAAGTGCATGTTTTTTGATTTCTTCAAATTCATTCGGATGTACGTAGCGTTCAATTGGATAATGCTGTTTCGTCGGTGCAAGATACTGACCCACTGTCAACAAATCACATTCCACACTTCTCAAATCCCTTAAGACTTGTATAATTTGATCAAAACTCTCGCCAAGACCTAACATCATTCCTGATTTTGTATAAATGTTATCTCCTCTTTTTTTGACAAAAGACAGGACTTCTAAGGATCTTTTATAATTGGCTTGTGGTCTAACTCTACTGTAAAGACTTTCCACTGTTTCTATATTATGAGCTATTATAGCAGGCATGGCATTCATCACAGTTTCCAGTGCAGAAGGTTTCCCCTTTAAATCAGGAATCAAAACTTCGATACTAGTTTCCTGATTTAATTCCTTGATTGCTTTAATTGTATTTGCAAAATGACCTGCTCCACCATCCTCCAAATCGTCTCTTGTTACTGAAGTAACCACTACATGACTTAGATTCAATTTCTTCACTGCAACAGCAACGGATAAGACTTCATTTTCATCAATACTGCTAGGTATGCCCTCTGCTACATTACAAAAAGTACATCCCCTTGTACAGGTAGCACCAAGAATCATAAAAGTCGCTGTTCTTCTGCCAAAACATTCAACCATATTTGGACAAGCAGCTTCTTGACACACTGTATTCAGTTTTAAATCAGCAAGCATTTGCATGACTTCGTCTCTTTCCTTAAGTGAACTTCCCCTAATCTTAAGCCATTCCGGTTTCATACGCTTTCCTTTCCTAATGAGATTAACAAGGTTTTTAAATCTTCCTCATAAGACGTAACATGAAATACAGTTTCAAATTGTTGAACGATTAAATTCATTAAATATTCTATATCATTGGGCTTGCCCGTTAATTTTTCAATTGAAGTAACACCTTTGTCTTGAAGTCCGCAGGGTACAATCCACTTAAAGTGGTCCAAGCAGGTATTCACATTAAAAGCGAATCCATGCATAGTCACCCATTTATTCACCGCTATCCCAATGGCTGTGATCTTGTCTTGTTCAACAAATACACCCGTGTACTTTCCATCCTCAGTATGCGCAATCATATTAAAATTCAGGTCTATGATATGAAGGAAAATGCTTTGAATTTTTTGGATGAAGCTTCTAATATCTTTATCATAGTTTTTCAAATTCATAATTAGATAGCCTACTATCTGACCTGGTCCATGATATGTTACATCTCCACCTCTATTACATTCAACGATTTTCACTCCCTGTTCCATTAACAATTGTTGATCTAGTAAAATGTTAGAAACATCTCCTCGAGTGCCAAGCGTAATAACAGGTTTGTGCTCTAACAATAAAAGTGTATCCTCACATTTGCCTTCAATTCTTTGTTGTTGGAGTTCGTATTGAATTTCTAAAGCTTCCTCATAGTCAATCAATCCCATTTTCACAATTCTTAGCTTCATAATTTCATTTCCTCCTCAATCAAGGGCCTTGGATAGCTTTTCAATTCAGATGGAACACCCTTTGGTTATATAATATCACATTAATGTTAATTTGTCACACTTAATGTTATATATTTTCAAAACTTTTTATGATAACAATGAATCAATTTTTTTCAAGGAATTCCAGATGATTTTTTCAATGTTTATAGTTACTTATACTAAAGATAAAAAGCTTGATTAACCTATAATTCATTTCAACAAATCGGATCTTTATAACACAAATAACTACTCTACCCAACAATTATGTTCGGAATAAATGTTATATGTTATCATTGAAGTGTTATTTTTAGGTCATAGCTAACAGAAAGCATTTGCAATTAGCAACTAAATCATGCTATACTATAGCCATCTGATCGCTTACACGATTAAAATGTCTGAAAATGTGAAAATAGAATGTTTAGCACTAAAAGTATTTCTTTCAAGGAGGTTTTCCTATGTCAGGTAATAGAATAAAAATCATTACTGATCTTTTAGATGAAACAGGTTCTGTTTCGCTCAACGAATTAAGTAAAGTTTTCCCCGATGTATCCGTTATGACTCTCCGACGTGATTTAATCCAACTCGAAAACGATGGCTTTGTTATAAGGACTCATGGCGGAGCTGTTAAAACCAATAAATCACCTGAGTTTCTCGGAGAAGAAAGCGCTTATCAAGCTAGAGAAAACGAACACAAAGAAGCAAAAAGAGCAATCGCCAAGAAAGCTCTACCTTATGTAGAAACTGGAAGATCGATATTTTTCGATTCAGGTTCGACCATTATGAACTTAACGAATCTTTTGCCCGATGAAACCTTTTCCATTATTACAAGCGGTGTTAACATTGCAGAAGCCCTATTAAAAAAGCAAAACCCATCCGTTATTGTATTAGGTGGTTTTGCTAATAAACATACATTTTCCATGTCCGGACCATTGTCAGCAACAATACTTGATACGCTCAATATTGATATTGCTTTTATGTCAGCATCTGGTTTTTCATTCGATAATAATTTTACAGTATCAAATATATATGAAGCTGATCTAAAGAAAAAAGTAATAACAAAAGCAAAAAAAGTCGTTATCCTTATGGATACAAGTAAAATCAATAAGGTTTTACCCTATACCTTTGCAGCTCTTAATGAAGTAGATATTTTAATTACTGAAGGTAATATTCCTTTAGAAATAAAAAATTCCATTCAAGCAGCCGGGGTAACATTAATATAATCATTATTTATTTTAAAGGAGATTTCTATGTCTAACTGTATTATTGCTCAATCTGGAGGACCTACTTCTGTAATCAACGCATCTTTAGCTGGTGTTATCGAAGCAGCCATCAAGTCCTCAAAAATAGAAAAAGTTTTTGGTTCAATTAATGGTATTGAAGGCATTTTCAAAAATCAAATCATTGATTTAGGGAGCTTGTTTTCTGATTGTCCCAACGACTTAGATACTCTCAGAAAAACACCTGCTATGTATCTTGGTTCATGTCGTTTCAAATTACCCGAATATGATAAAGCTCCCGAAATATATGACAATCTATTTCAAGCTTTCAATAAGCTTAACATTACTTATTTTTTCTATATCGGTGGAAACGATTCTATGGATACTGTACTAAAGCTATCTCAACACGCTACGAGAATCGAATCACCCATACGTTTTATTGGGATTCCAAAAACAATTGATAACGATTTACCTGGTACTGATCACACGCCTGGCTATGGGTCAGCAGCAAAATTCATTGCAACAACGATTTTAGAAATTGCTCATGATACCTATATTTATGATTTGCAAAGTGTTACAATCGTTGAAATAATGGGTAGAAATGCCGGATGGTTAACCGCTGCTTCCGCGCTAGCTCGCACCGCTTATAGCAATGCTCCTGACTTAATCTATTTACCTGAAGTTTCATTTTCAAAGGATTTGTTCATACAAGATATTAAGCAACTTCAAAAAACAAAAAATCATATTATTATTGCTGTATCAGAAGGTATTAAGGATAGCAAAGGTCAATATATCGCTGCTTCTGAGGCTAGTAGTAAAACAGATCAATTTGGTCACGCTCAATTAAGTGGCGTTGCCAAAACACTAGAAGCCATTGTTTCAAATGAAATTGGATGCAAGGTTCGCTCTATAGAAATCAGCACACTTCAGAGAAGTGCTATGCATCTTGCATCGTCAACTGATTTGGATGAGGCTGTATTAGTTGGTAGAACTGCCGTTAAAAAAGCAGAAGAAAATCAGACAGGTATTATGATGACAATTGTACGAACTAGCGATTCACCTTATACAGTTGAAATCAACTCTGACTTAATTGAAAATGTTGCCAATAAAGAAAAATGTGTTCCCCTTGAATGGATTACAGAATCAAAAAATGATGTGAGTTCTGAATTAATTGATTATGTCTTTCCCCTAATTTTAGGTGAACCTTCACTCTCTTACAAAAATGGTATACCGAATTTCTTAAGCATTAAAAATTCACCTAAGTATATGATTTAACCCCGAATAAATACATCTTAATAACCATTATAAATTAAACAATAAGACACGGAAAATCCACTCAAGACAATTGAGTGGATTTTTGATAATTATATTTACTTATACATATTCCTACATCGTTTTTTTCAAAATTATATTCTCTTATTTTTTGGTATAAATGGAGAGTATGGTACTCGGTTCATAAAAGAAGACTCGATTTTTTCAACAATAGGTCCATCTAACTCCGAAAGATCTCTAACTTCAATCCACTCAGGATCG from Firmicutes bacterium HGW-Firmicutes-1 encodes the following:
- a CDS encoding dehydrogenase — encoded protein: MPKSQYVDPAVIRAKSFIQFKDIPVNQYDKTIDQEKENFSNDDFVRIFRDMAIIREFENMLNLVKTTGEYNEIAYNHPGPAHLSIGQEASSVGQAYLLDRDDFIFGSHRSHGEILAKGLSAIQKLEDQELLEVMENFFEGEIVKIITQNKKYDTVKEMAIDFLIYGTLAEIFARRTGFQKGLGGSMHAFFLPFGIYPNNAIVGGSVDISVGAALFKKVNRKKGIVIANIGDASIGCGPVWEGICLATMDQYKKLWEGEMQGGLKLIVNIFNNQYGMGGQTNGETMGYEFLARLGAGVNPEQMHSERIDGYNPLAVIDAIKRKKQILEEKNGPVLLDIVTYRFTGHSPSDASSYRSKEEVEEWMRNDSLIEYRLNLVKANICKDVQFDEILANVKELVTSAFKLAIDDKVSPIMDMKKEPDSISKYMFSNTNMPKMEDRACDVLTPIEENEQIIRNSKKIRTAFQNGKPVPKNKIFAYRDAIFEAVIHKFYEDPTFIAYGEENRDWGGAFAVYRGLTEALPYHRLFNSSISEGAIAGSAAGYGMCGGRVLIELMYCDFLGRAGDEIFNQIAKWQAMSAGLVKMPVVVRVSVGSKYGAQHSQDWSALVSHIPGLKVVFPVTPYDAKGLMNAALAGTDPVIFLESQRLYDIGEIFNEDGVPTGYYEIPLGEPDIKRTGKDITILTIGATLYTAIEAAEKLEKEFGLSVEIIDARSIVPFNYEKVVESVKKTGRVVLVSDACDRGSILKEMAQTINELTFDYLDAPPVVVGAKNWITPAYELERSFFPQVDWIMDAIHEKILPLKGYVGQNNFTDQEMIRRNKLGI
- the lpdA gene encoding dihydrolipoyl dehydrogenase, coding for MFDLIVIGGGPAGYIAAERAGHAGLKTLLIEKRNLGGVCLNEGCIPSKALLNSAKIYDYAMHGSDYGVFIEGVRLDHKKVIERKAKVVENLVSGIKAKMKKNKVTVIQAEATILERNSEGIVIEAASQKYVGKQLLIATGSIPVVPGIPGLKQSIENGYTLTNREILDLTEVPEKLAIVGGGVIGLEMAYYYSCAGSKVTVIEMLDHIAGPTDQEISGVLKKSLEKKGILFELEAKVTAIDHATVSYEKQGKVNQLVADKVLLSIGRRAFTDGIGLEKIGVETIRSAIPTDEVGRTNISGVYAVGDVNGKSMLAHTAYREAEVCINHILGKKDRMRYTAIPAVIYTYPEVASVGETEETAKEKGIEVKTIKLPMIYSGRYVAENEKGDGLIKVIVDQKYNRIVGVHMIGSYVSEMIYGAGLMVETELRVEDIKELVFPHPTVCEVIREALFEI
- a CDS encoding 2-oxo acid dehydrogenase subunit E2, whose protein sequence is MATAIIMPRQGQSVESCIITKWHKAVGDQVKEGDVLFTYETDKASFEEESSVGGTVLVLLFQEDDDVPCLKNVCLIGNQGEDISAFVSTNIEDTKEEIVHPEVVASETKEVFLDQEEIKTSYTNKISPRAKNLASKLSIDYQRAQATGPNDRVIERDILKLKEQGVFATSAALASGQVLPATGSGIGGRTTVGDLGSQVINETINTSRSNAPVPKTTGYREEKISNVRKFIAKAMHASLATTAQLTLNTSFDATELMEIRKKLKKDKFEYNITLNDMILFAVSRVLKDYELLNAHFVDDTMKYFENVHLGIAVDTDRGLLVPTLFNADQKSLVQMSVEVKDLAEKSKQGSISPDYLTGASFTITNLGTLGVESFTPVINPPQTGILGVNTIITRVREENGVISTYPAMGLSLTFDHRAIDGAPAARFLKALTNALESFTMLLMK
- the lipA gene encoding lipoyl synthase, whose amino-acid sequence is MKPEWLKIRGSSLKERDEVMQMLADLKLNTVCQEAACPNMVECFGRRTATFMILGATCTRGCTFCNVAEGIPSSIDENEVLSVAVAVKKLNLSHVVVTSVTRDDLEDGGAGHFANTIKAIKELNQETSIEVLIPDLKGKPSALETVMNAMPAIIAHNIETVESLYSRVRPQANYKRSLEVLSFVKKRGDNIYTKSGMMLGLGESFDQIIQVLRDLRSVECDLLTVGQYLAPTKQHYPIERYVHPNEFEEIKKHALKMGFLHVASGPLVRSSYHADDAMKSTNISKTISNLTDEIV
- a CDS encoding octanoyltransferase, with protein sequence MKLRIVKMGLIDYEEALEIQYELQQQRIEGKCEDTLLLLEHKPVITLGTRGDVSNILLDQQLLMEQGVKIVECNRGGDVTYHGPGQIVGYLIMNLKNYDKDIRSFIQKIQSIFLHIIDLNFNMIAHTEDGKYTGVFVEQDKITAIGIAVNKWVTMHGFAFNVNTCLDHFKWIVPCGLQDKGVTSIEKLTGKPNDIEYLMNLIVQQFETVFHVTSYEEDLKTLLISLGKESV
- a CDS encoding DeoR/GlpR transcriptional regulator, with product MSGNRIKIITDLLDETGSVSLNELSKVFPDVSVMTLRRDLIQLENDGFVIRTHGGAVKTNKSPEFLGEESAYQARENEHKEAKRAIAKKALPYVETGRSIFFDSGSTIMNLTNLLPDETFSIITSGVNIAEALLKKQNPSVIVLGGFANKHTFSMSGPLSATILDTLNIDIAFMSASGFSFDNNFTVSNIYEADLKKKVITKAKKVVILMDTSKINKVLPYTFAALNEVDILITEGNIPLEIKNSIQAAGVTLI
- a CDS encoding 6-phosphofructokinase — protein: MSMSNCIIAQSGGPTSVINASLAGVIEAAIKSSKIEKVFGSINGIEGIFKNQIIDLGSLFSDCPNDLDTLRKTPAMYLGSCRFKLPEYDKAPEIYDNLFQAFNKLNITYFFYIGGNDSMDTVLKLSQHATRIESPIRFIGIPKTIDNDLPGTDHTPGYGSAAKFIATTILEIAHDTYIYDLQSVTIVEIMGRNAGWLTAASALARTAYSNAPDLIYLPEVSFSKDLFIQDIKQLQKTKNHIIIAVSEGIKDSKGQYIAASEASSKTDQFGHAQLSGVAKTLEAIVSNEIGCKVRSIEISTLQRSAMHLASSTDLDEAVLVGRTAVKKAEENQTGIMMTIVRTSDSPYTVEINSDLIENVANKEKCVPLEWITESKNDVSSELIDYVFPLILGEPSLSYKNGIPNFLSIKNSPKYMI